agccagcctggcagcaccccAGCTGCAACACAAGACAGacctccctccctgcagtggGTACCAAACTCTCAGAGAGAATTTGATGCATACAGCTGCACATGGTGCAAAAGTAGCAGAATATAAATTAACATCTTTCAAAGGataaaaatgctatttccaTGTAACAACCACAGAGACAGCTAGAGCCATGCCTCAGTCATGCAGCACGTCAGTTAGCGAAAAAGTAGTCTAAATTCTGTAAAAGTCAAAAGCTAACTTCATTTTCTCCTAGAGCACACTGCCTCAAAGTCCTTTGGGTGGTCCTAAATTACACATTTTACCTTCACTCTTCTACACACACTTCATTATTCTTTAGCCCCCTGTTCCACCCACATTTCCTTACAAGGTTAATTTAGCTTCACTGCTCGTTCTAAATCACACTAAAAGACAATGATACTTTTTAGCAAACAGTATAGAGGCTGCAAGTTCACTTTACCAGTTTATATGCAACTTCtttttgaagaggaagaaatgaacaGATTAATTCTTAAACAGTCAACACTCagaattcctttattttctagGTTCTGAATTAGCCgtgaattttgctttcataaacCAAACTCATGACTATACACATAATATATAGACTGGATggcttcagaaacagaaagggaaactggtcataacaaaggaaaaaaatcatccacttgaaaaatacttaatCCTCCATATAAAACCCCTCTCCAGACAAGAGTACAGAAGCTGCCTGTTGGGTGAGGGCAGTGTAAGAACACAGGAAGTGTTCTAAACGTAGGAagttctaaattattttcaatctCAATGAAAATGGTAATATTCCTGCCAGACTGCTCCTGAAATCATTAGTAGCTTTGTCAGGGATTGCAAAATCAGACCCAATTCAGACAAACTCGGCATTCTTCAGCCGTGTGGGTATTCTACCAGAACAGCACTGGCTTTGGAGATCAATGTCCACAGACTGGGACAGTAAACATGAATCCTATACAGAATTCAGACTCAAGGACttcatatttcaaaacactgtgTGGCCACTGTAGAGATATGAAGATTAAATTCCAATTTGCTATATATATTGTCCAGTACACCAGGGAATCAGAatactgagaaacagaagatcTTAGGATTCTACTGAATTAGACTGCTGATACAATTTTCTGATTCAGTATTActgacagggttttttttttgtttggggttttttgttggtttgttttttttttttttttttacaccttagcttctttattttctaaataaggGAAATAGTTATTCTTCTTGTAAAGCATGAAATAAAGGGTATCaagcagaagtaaaagctgttatccattaatttttttttggtgtgattttcacattaagaaaaaaaaaggctctctctctacaaagcaaaaagaaaagaacttgCATAGGCATTCTATGAATTCCaatccttttctgtatttcacattcaacgatttaaaaaaaaaatctaattaagTGAATTTTGAAGGGCCATGTTCTGTAACCTACTGTCACAGCTAATGCAACTGAATGTGTAAGCAACTGGTGACAACCAGTTCTAAGAATAGCAGTTGttatttgctttggaaaagcctGTGTTTTCTAGCTTTTAAGATCCCATGCACATTCTCAGAACATATCCAGTCACCTTGGTAATGTTTGTTGGAATAGctatttcagaaacagcttttctgtggtACCGGTAAGCTTGGCATAACCCTCATCCCTAAACCAACATATTACCAGCCCTCACAAGTGGCAGAGGGGACCATTGCCCAAGGTAGCCATATAACTGTTTGAGACACTAGTAACGTATGTGACaactttcctctctctctcaggTCAGTTACAGGGCTCAGAAAAGGATGACCAGAAATGCAGTATTGAAGATGATCACTGTATggattgctgcttttcttctctatgGTCCAGCCATTCTCAGCTGGGAGCACATTGCCCAAAAGAGCATCCTCCCTGAAGGAGAATGTCATGCAGAATTCTTCCACAACTGGTATTTCCTAATGATTGCCTCTACGATTGAATTCTTTACACCTTTCCTCACTGTTGCATACTTTAACTTAAGTATTTACCTCAACATCAGGAAACGCACATCcctcagaaatgaaaacttgcCACCTGGTCAAGAGGACTGTGAAATGAGtttccagggggaaaaaagagaacacactgtattttttgtaaaaccTAAGAGACACAAACATGAGAAGAGAGCAAGCAGCCTTTCTCCCCCCAGAAAGGCTTCGAGGTTCAACCTACATAAGCTTGACAATCAGTCATTAAATTTGAATGTCAATCAAGACCTTCCACCACTTCAGGTGGAAGTCGAGACCAAGCCCCATAAGAATGGTTTCTACAAAACTACAGAAAGCATATGCAATGCCACTAGCGGAGTGGACATTGCTAACACTATGGGAAGTAGATTTAGACTTTCCCGGGATAAGAGAGTAGCAAAGTCTTTAGCAATTATTGtctgtgtgtttggtttgtgttgggCCCCATATACACTTCTGATGATCATCCGAGCAGCCTGCCATGGGCACTGTGTGCAGCACTCACTCTATGAGACTTCATTTTGGCTTCTGTGGGTGAATTCAGCCATTAACCCTGTTCTATACCCACTGTGTCACATGAGCTTTAGAAAGGCCTTTATAAAACTCCTGTGTCCAGGAAAAGCCAAAATTCATCCTcatatttttacatgaaaaaaaaagtgtgaaagcTAACAATTAGTGTATCTTGCTTTCAGTGGGAGCATAAACTGGCTAACATTCACCTGCAAGTATTAAGTACAATGTGCACTGGGTAGTGCatggaatatttttaagtagGTAAAAGTGTAGATATTCATGTATATACAGTCATCCATGTAGCTGGAGAAATcacagcaatgaaaagaaagataatttctCAAAGCTCTTTTGGAAATTATGCCAACAGtatatcttttaaaatggtGCACTAACATTAAAGTGCTGAAAAGGGAATATAACATTCATGGCCAATAACTAGAGTTCAGGTGCTCTCACTTTTAATAACTGTAAATATTGCCGGTAAGGAATTAAATGAAGTGTTAGCCTTAGACTGGTTATATTTTACCCCCAAACCCACTCTTAAGACTCCAAAGGTCTCAGCTGTTAAGTGTAGAATGCTTTTCCCCCCTCAACTTAGCAGCAAGCCAGACAAGATCTGACCCAATGCAAAAATCTAAATACTGGTGTCCAGAAAAAGCATGGGACAAGAGGCACCTGAACAGTCAGGTTACCAGTGAAGCTGAGCAAGCGTAGCAGGTAAGGGagcactgatttcagtggaaaaggTGATTGAGAAACAAGAGCAGAATTTCTAGTAGAATTaaatttagaaacagaaatataaaaggGTTTTGAGCTTTGTGATAGGAGACAGGAGATGAGAATTGAGAGTTTATTGGAAGTTTCACCATGAGTTTCCTCCCTCAGCTGTAACAACTTGTCCCCTGCCATGATCCCGCATGGGCAAGAATCTACTCAAGTCAAACCTCTACTTCTTACCAGCACTGACAAGTATTAACTCttacactgaaagcaaaagataGAAGAGTAAGCATAATTTATCTGAGATCTATGACAGACAGATCTTGCTATAGACAGAGCTTTAGGTAAAGTAactagaaatgttttaaaaattactccAAGGGAAGACTTCTACTAGTTccgaaaggaaaaaaaacccacccaactatttttttttttccccctacctCACCCACTGGATCTATCCATCCATCAAGTCAGtggtcaaaaaaagaaaattattacttGAAGTGCTTCGATATTTTTTAAGTCATGCATCATGACTAGCATGActcaaaaaaatgtgttaaaatttACCACCTTGCTATTGACCATGagtgtgaaaaacaaaaacatgaacAGCTACAAACTGTTTCTGCTATTGTGCCTCTGCCACAAGAGAAGCTCACACAGCTAGATCCTAGGTTTTGACTAGATTTATCCCACAAGAAGAATCAATTGGAACATCACT
This genomic window from Falco rusticolus isolate bFalRus1 chromosome 15, bFalRus1.pri, whole genome shotgun sequence contains:
- the LOC119157680 gene encoding histamine H3 receptor-like — its product is MGQDSPWLNPSGSPRAAGEGCAAGGQRGGPFGGATAALLAALMGLLVLATVLGNALVILAFVVDRSLRTQGNFFFLNLAIADLLVGGFCIPLYIPYVLTGEWRLGRGLCKLWLVVDYLVCTASVFNIVLISFDRFISVTKAVSYRAQKRMTRNAVLKMITVWIAAFLLYGPAILSWEHIAQKSILPEGECHAEFFHNWYFLMIASTIEFFTPFLTVAYFNLSIYLNIRKRTSLRNENLPPGQEDCEMSFQGEKREHTVFFVKPKRHKHEKRASSLSPPRKASRFNLHKLDNQSLNLNVNQDLPPLQVEVETKPHKNGFYKTTESICNATSGVDIANTMGSRFRLSRDKRVAKSLAIIVCVFGLCWAPYTLLMIIRAACHGHCVQHSLYETSFWLLWVNSAINPVLYPLCHMSFRKAFIKLLCPGKAKIHPHIFT